The sequence ATGCTTCTACGAAATGTCCCCGTTTTAGTCATCCCAACTGATGTCCGGCTTGTTGCTTGTGGACATTCTCACACTCTCGTTTATATGAGAGAGGGACGGATTTGCGGATGGGGTTATAATAGCTATGGTCAAGCAGCAAATGAGAAATCTTCATATGCTTGGTACCCATCGCCTGTAGACTGGTATGTAGCTCAAAcagtttatattgtttattttattgccaaaacaaagcaaagaaatAAAGGAGTTTGTGATGCAAACATTGTGGTAGTTATTCAGTTAGATTAGCGGGAACTATGGTGTTGCATTCAGGTGTGTAGGACAAGTGAGGAAGCTAGCAGCAGGAGGTGGTCACTCAGCTGTTTTAACCGATGCATTCTCGTTGAAGGAGCTGTGTGAATTTCAGTTAGCAGATAGTGTGAACCTCTCAAATGCTTCAAAAATTCAAGATGTTGCATTCAGAATGGGTTCCGAAGCTTTAGCCCGCCTCTGCGAAAGTCTCAGGTAAGAAAAGTTGAAACTTTTGGACAATCTTCTTTGTTACTTCGTAAACTTTTAGACTAGAGGGAATCCAAGTTAAGCAAAGCTAAACAATTGTGGCTTGATGTGTTTCAGGGAGCAGTTACTTGACGGAGACTTTACTAATGGGGAAGAAGTATATTAAAAAGCACAAACCCCAAACTCTCGAACAATTTGGTACTGGTGGAAGTTATTACAATTCATCCTGTATCTTTGAAATATGTGTAGTAAACCAGAAAGTCCATTCTTCAGCAGAACTCTGTACCATTGTACCTTTCAGGACAATTCATTCCTGTCCTGTCTCTGTAAGAAGATCCACATGTTGTAATTAATTATCTGTTCTGTACACTAACGAATTTTAGTCATAAACCCAGTTTGGTGGCATTGTGGAGTATGGAATTTTACTGTTAACTTGAGAGTTTATTACCCTCTGTCGCAAGCTATGACGATTGCATTTAACCGTGTACTGTAATATACAAATTTGAAAGACAGGATAAGTAAACAGATGAGACATGGTCATTCTTAGCAGTTCACACATTACAATCCATACATATAAGCAAGGTTACAAAAGGCACAAACATAAGTCTGAAACAGAAGAGAGATATGGAAGGCTATCACAGCTATAGCCGCCACTTATGTCTACAAATCAAAGTCTTGTCcatacataaacacaaaattcaTAACTATTCATTCTTATTCATATGCATAAGATCTAAGACCTCACGCCAAGACCCCACCAGTACTTGCTTCAGATCCTTACTGGGAGAAGAAGTATCACTCATAGCATCCAGCCAGGGATGTAGCCGTTTCCTGGCTGGGACTGACCTTGCGTCGTTACAGCCATTTGCTCTGAACACACTGGATGGCCATACCTGTTTTCATCACCACAACAACATAGTTTAGGAATTAACAATAGAAACCCACTTATGAAGTCTGAAAGTTTAATATTCCCTCCTTAAGACATCAAAGTGATGAAACCTTAGACTCAACAACATGAGTTTCAACTAACTATCTTTGAACAAAGACAATGTTGGGCTTAACCAGACTGTTGTTAACTGTTTATCATTTAAGTTGATGTCTAAAGACAAGAGAATTTGTTTGGTTTACCCAATTTGCAAAGTGGGATCACATTCAAGAGATTGGTATAGTCCCTGAGAATGAGCCTGATGGTGCCCATAGGCAACATTTTGTTGATCACCGGCTTCCCATGCTCCTCCTATATGGTGATGCCTCACGCCGATCATATCTTCCAgctaaacaaaacacaaactttctTGAAACCATTTCACAGAAGTAACCCAAAAGAGGCATATGTAGCAGTTCTTGAAGATATATAACCGTGAactgagtagagagagagatgcacCATATACCTTAATTGACAAAGCTCTGTTGGCTTCAAGCAAGATATGCTCTTTACCTTGAAGATCAGATAGCTGGTCAAGCATATACTGCgtctgagaaagaaaaagaaaaaagaagcattTTCAGATATACTCACACATCAAAAACATAGAGAGACCAGTGTTGTGTGTAAATCTTTcagtatatatacaatatggAAATATTTAATCACCTTGATACAGCGAACTTGCTTCAGAGAGCCGTCTAGTTGACGCTCAAGCTGCTCTAGCTCCTTTGAATTCAGAGGTCCAAGGTCCTCTCCAAGAAGATTTCTGCAGCAACACGTATACACTTACATCAATATATTCAATTTATACATGCTGTTTAGAATTTAAATGAGCATATATACaatctaatttatttatatacctCTGCTGACGCTGCAGACTTTCATATCTACCTTTCAGCTTCAAATACTCTCTGTAGCTGTTCTGAAAGATGCCATAAATGTTGGAAagcttaaatatattttggaatctttgagaaattttgatttgcttttgttaatatcaaacaaaattagtCAATCAGTAAGGATAAAAGATTAAACCTCAAGTTCTTTGGCAGGCTTGTTGTTGACTTCAATTGAGCCATAACTGCACTTCTGGTACCTTTCCAGTGTCTTGAGCATGCTGATGAAAGATCAAACCGCAAAttaggagaaataaaagaaaaaattaatttgatgaCAGGAATTAAGaataaacaattattaaatatatacaaaaattgtaACAAAGAAGATCTTTAGATGAGATACAGATTACAATTCATGTGTGGTGCTTAAATGGCTGCAAGAGGTTCAGACTGGTTAATGCATGTAACCACAAATTATTCTACGTtggatctttttatttttttatagaagaCTGTGAATCTTTAATTTGCTTTTATAAGTCCTAATCACATATATATCTGTGT comes from Camelina sativa cultivar DH55 chromosome 19, Cs, whole genome shotgun sequence and encodes:
- the LOC104763787 gene encoding developmental protein SEPALLATA 2, with protein sequence MGRGRVELKRIENKINRQVTFAKRRNGLLKKAYELSVLCDAEVSLIVFSNRGKLYEFCSTSNMLKTLERYQKCSYGSIEVNNKPAKELENSYREYLKLKGRYESLQRQQRNLLGEDLGPLNSKELEQLERQLDGSLKQVRCIKTQYMLDQLSDLQGKEHILLEANRALSIKLEDMIGVRHHHIGGAWEAGDQQNVAYGHHQAHSQGLYQSLECDPTLQIGYGHPVCSEQMAVTTQGQSQPGNGYIPGWML